One Echeneis naucrates chromosome 1, fEcheNa1.1, whole genome shotgun sequence DNA segment encodes these proteins:
- the kif16ba gene encoding kinesin-like protein KIF16B isoform X2, giving the protein MASVRVAVRVRPMNRREKDLTAKCIIKVEGTKTSITNLKIPDGVAGDSMRDRTKTFTYDFSYDSTDCKRATFVSQEKVFRDLGTDVLKAAFEGYNACVFAYGQTGSGKSYTMMGNPGDAGLIPRICEGLFSRISEATRWDEASFRTEVSYLEIYNERVRDLLRRKSTQTYNLRVREHPKDGPYVEDLSKHLVQNYSDVEELMEAGNINRTTASTGMNDVSSRSHAIFTINFTQAKFDAEMPSETVSKIHLVDLAGSERADATGATGVRLKEGGNINKSLVTLGNVISALADMTQDGVNTNLKKKSVFVPYRDSVLTWLLKDSLGGNAKTIMIATISPADVNYGETLSTLRYANRAKNIINKPTINEDANVRLIRELRAEIARLKALLVQGNQIALLDSPTALSMEEKLHQNEARVLELTKEWTNKWNETQNILKEETLALRKEGIGVVLDSELPHLIGIDDDLLSTGIILYHLKEGRTYVGREDASTEQDIILHGLDLESEHCLFESQNGTVTLVPLGGAQCSVNGVQVMEPSQLNQGAVILLGRTNMFRFNHPKEAAKLREKRKSGLLSSFSLSMTDLSKSCENLSTVMLYNPGLFTEKGPVFLRLEFERQQREELEKLELKRRLIKEMEAKQLSEKAELERLQQEVESQRKESEEVQQRIRCQEESLRRRSQDIESRLRDFLAEKERFEEERRSEIQGVDLQQRQRLQPAGEAEEDEELRLQQEAAEQTEIYRELERLKREREEQKVRLEAERRRLEEQEREQLSLVGRLEEQLREKHESAATLLTREDARRLEEERQALAEIRGALLRAKEAGERPDVEDAGEEARSVQARYTDFKAAQVKELGQLEEELRQQRERLEKEVAAERNTMLLLAHGLKERQQQLKETQDKGALDATAVSQEEQLVRQAEHRLQFKERQLVSLADDLLPTLAEEKQRAVEILERSSGGSNGNCDSPPGLDNTLFQVEKELEDMEEKLNLHWNSAQQLQQLQETYEFTANVARQEEKVRRKEKEILESKEKQQREAMEEAVARLERRHSALRRSISLEPDTEEQRQRNLRGSDLDQQRVEQEIQKLRQRISEGEDNNRTHSISHEEKSSSSPVSHIQSLNTLLPLSDDRINAYIEEEVQRRLRKMNLLNGGSSSMDLSLSCESLREEEEEEVSDCSSVRLTDEDDEKLKNMNPLRHKYKSVWGLQCSSFKESSPKIQQNASEEHGQVDFEPLGEQKPESIAEVSTEKQSHKEGCKSTEMPEQAVCDLDCCETGKPKLFSMTSANTKNSRFEYDNVAASCCVPDDKKVEDREKKFLVKGRSYSCSKGNVEHQTHDLRDAELSNNQSSKSKDSDNVESEEKVTKHVNGQIEAGKVAANSSYILGYLVEKLSDAYKDAGRRFQSTRDIIRNVGPGEVKVVLSQYITMMSEEPIRRPQINTQPQTCMQAANKVSLVHLSRDRPISLHPNTGQSVIAGVSGWPKGAVLSIRDTTPEVFYQTLVRLPPALSHLQTFPSTKILERLESLSLQIKVRNPQSIFWLQTANRGRPAPKPCCLLLSEKDMTVVSAEADSGDSLAVFHHINLLDIKTVQIGLGGQHVRLISCSTDDVLAVFTHSKELTQDFCRALLKALAPQTFSESHPLLSNDLMVLSLDWTSVVPDIVLDSGLHITCRFKRVLADLLYIVHGNMDGPGKPSLADVCPLLYTSVKVKNSRPGHRDTIFQVLLTDTHIALLCEDGVFHPAPRGSSLVPVQPQFQGLELCKRSDIRCLVVRQNDSCLMVDVMFTSQKPKTTRKAELGSDDQDHCHTWKLTFSCTLEAVIFINHLCS; this is encoded by the exons ATGGCATCGGTCCGGGTGGCTGTCCGGGTCCGGCCCATGAACAGGCG AGAGAAGGACTTGACTGCCAAATGCATCATCAAAGTGGAAGGAACCAAAACCTCCATCACCAACCTGAAG ATCCCTGATGGTGTGGCAGGAGACTCGATGAGAGATCGAACCAAAACATTTACATACGACTTCTCCTACGACTCCACAGACTGTAAAAGAGCTACTTTCGTCTCTCAGGAAAAA GTGTTCAGAGACCTGGGCACTGACGTGCTGAAAGCTGCGTTTGAGGGCTACAATGCTTGTGTCTTTGCCTACGGACAGACCGGCTCAGGGAAATCCTACACCATGATGGGAAATCCA gGAGATGCCGGTCTGATCCCGAGGATCTGTGAGGGTCTGTTCAGCCGGATCTCTGAGGCCACGCGATGGGACGAAGCTTCATTTCGTACAGAAGTCAG TTACCTGGAGATCTACAATGAGAGAGTCAGAGACCTGCTGAGGAGGAAGTCCACTCAGACCTACAACCTACGAGTCAGGGAGCACCCGAAGGACGGCCCGTACGTCGAAG ATCTGTCCAAACACCTGGTGCAGAACTACAGCGACGTGGAGGAACTGATGGAGGCGGGAAACATCAACCGCACCACAGCCAGCACCGGCATGAATGACGTCAGCAGCCGCTCCCACGCCATCTTCACCATCAACTTCACTCAG GCCAAATTTGATGCAGAGATGCCCAGTGAGACTGTCAGTAAGATCCACCTGGTCGACCTGGCAGGGAGTGAGCGAGCCGACGCAACTGGAGCCACTGGGGTCCGACTGAAAGAGGGAGGGAACATCAACAAGTCACTGGTCACCCTGGGCAATGTCATCTCTGCTTTAG CTGACATGACTCAGGATGGCGTGAACAccaacctgaagaagaagtcAGTGTTTGTCCCTTACAGAGACTCTGTGCTGACGTGGCTGCTGAAGGACAGTTTGGGAGGCAATGCCAAGACCATCATGATTGCCA CCATTTCTCCAGCTGATGTGAACTACGGCGAGACGCTCAGCACTCTACGCTACGCCAACCGAGCCAAGAACATCATCAACAAGCCGACCATCAACGAGGACGCCAACGTCCGTCTGATTAGAGAACTGAGGGCTGAGATTGCCCGACTGAAAGCTCTGCTGGTTCAGGGTAACCAG attGCTCTCCTGGATTCACCCACCGCTCTGAGTATGGAGGAGAAACTGCACCAGAACGAAGCCAGA GTGTTGGAGCTGACTAAAGAATGGACGAACAAGTGGAACGAGACACAAAACATCTTGAAG GAGGAGACTCTGGCTCTGAGGAAAGAAGGGATTGGCGTGGTGCTGGACTCGGAGCTGCCTCACCTCATCGGCATAGACGACGACCTCCTCAGCACCGGCATCATCCTGTATCAtctgaag GAGGGACGGACCTATGTGGGCAGAGAGGATGCGTCCACAGAGCAGGACATCA TCCTCCACGGGCTCGACCTGGAGAGCGAGCACTGTTTGTTTGAGAGCCAGAACGGCACGGTGACCCTGGTGCCTCTGGGCGGAGctcagtgttcagtgaatggcGTCCAGGTGATGGAGCCGTCGCAGCTCAACCAAG GCGCCGTGATTCTGCTCGGCAGGACCAACATGTTCCGCTTCAACCATCCGAAGGAGGCGGCCAAGCTGAGGGAGAAACgaaag AGTGGACTGCTCTcttccttcagtctgtccatgACGGATCTGTCTAAGTCCTGTGAGAACCTGTCCACGGTGATGCTCTACAATCCTGG TCTCTTCACAGAGAAGGGCCCCGTCTTCCTCAG GTTGGAGTTTGAGAGGCAACAGCGAGAAGAGCTGGAGAAACTGGAGCTGAAAAG GAGGCTGATCAAGGAGATGGAGGCGAAGCAGCTGAGCGAGAAGGCGGAGTTGGAGCGCCTCCAGCAGGAAGTGGAGAGTCAGCGCAAAGAGTCTGAGGAGGTGCAGCAGCGAATTCGCTGTCAGGAGGAGAGCCTTCGTCGTCGCAGCCAGGACATTGAGAGCCGCCTGCGTGACTTCCTGGCCGAGAAGGAGCGATTCGAGGAGGAGAGACGCTCGGAGATCCAGGGGGTGGACCTCCAGCAGCGGCAGAGGCTGCAGCCCGCAGGCgaagcagaggaggatgaggagctaCGGCTGCAGCAGGAGGCGGCTGAACAGACCGAGATCTACCGGGAGCTGGAAAGGCTGAAGAGGGAGCGCGAGGAGCAGAAGGTTCGTCTGGAAGCTGAGCGGCGGCGGTTGGAGGAGCAAGAGCGGGAGCAGCTAAGCCTGGTGGGGAGGTTGGAAGAGCAGCTGAGGGAGAAACACGAGTCTGCTGCCACGCTGCTCACCAGAGAAGATGCTCGGCGTCTAGAAGAGGAACGCCAAGCACTGGCCGAGATCAGAGGAGCACTCCTGCGTGCTAAAGAGGCCGGAGAGCGGCCCGACGTGGAGGATGCTGGAGAGGAGGCGAGATCCGTCCAGGCCCGATACACAGACTTCAAGGCAGCTCAGGTGAAGGAGCTGggtcagctggaggaggagctaCGGCAGCAAAGGGAGCGTCTCGAGAAGGAGGTTGCCGCTGAGCGTAACACAATGCTGCTCCTTGCCCACGGCCTCAaggagagacagcagcagctcaaagaAACGCAGGACAAGGGGGCGCTGGACGCAACAGCAGTGTCccaggaggagcagctggtcAGACAGGCGGAGCACAGACTACAGTTTAAGGAGCGACAGCTGGTCAGCCTGGCCGATGACCTCCTGCCCACGCTGGCCGAGGAGAAGCAAAGGGCCGTGGAGATTTTGGAGCGCAGCAGCGGAGGCAGCAATGGGAACTGTGACAGTCCGCCGGGGCTGGACAACACCCTGTTCCAGgtggagaaggagctggaggacatGGAGGAGAAACTGAACCTCCACTGGAACAGCgcccagcagctgcagcagctccaggagaCGTACGAGTTCACCGCCAACGTTGCCCGGCAGGAGGAGAaagtgaggaggaaggagaaggagatcCTGGAGTCgaaggagaagcagcagagggaggcCATGGAGGAGGCCGTGGCCCGGCTGGAGAGGAGACACTCAGCCCTGAGGCGCAGCATCTCCCTGGAGCCCGACACcgaggagcagagacagaggaaccTGAGGGGCTCCGATCTGGACCAGCAGAG GGTGGAGCAGGAGATCCAGAAGCTGAGGCAGAGGATCAGTGAAGGAGAAGACAACAACAGGACTCACTCCATCAGTCACgaggagaagagcagcagctcacCGGTCAGTCACATCCAGAGTCTGAACACGCTGCTGCCGCTGTCAGACGACAG AATTAATGCATACATTGAAGAGGAAGTCCAGCGGCGGCTACGTAAGATGAACCTCCTGaatggcggcagcagcagcatggacTTATCTCTGTCCTGCGAATCTCTGAGG gaggaggaggaggaggaagttaGCGACTGTAGCTCAGTAAGATTAACAGATGAG gACGATGAAAAGCTGAAGAACATGAATCCACTGAGGCATAAATACAAG AGCGTCTGGGGGTTGCAGTGTAGCTCCTTTAAGGAAAGCTCTCCTAAGATCCAGCAGAATGCATCAGAAGAACATGGACAGGTCGACTTTGAGCCTCTCGGAGAACAAAAGCCAGAGTCCATAGCTGAAGTCTCAACTGAAAAACAATCTCATAAAGAAGGCTGCAAAAGCACCGAGATGCCAGAACAGGCAGTTTGTGATCTTGATTGTTGTGAAACTGGAAAACCAAAGTTGTTTAGCATGACTTCAGCAAACACCAAGAACAGCAGATTTGAGTATGACAATGTCGCTGCGTCCTGTTGTGTTCCTGATGATAAAAAGGttgaagacagagaaaagaagttTCTTGTGAAGGGACGCTCTTATTCCTGCTCAAAAGGAAATGTTGAACATCAGACACATGACCTCAGGGATGCAGAACTTTCCAACAATCAGTCGTCGAAGTCAAAGGACTCTGACAATGTTGAGTCTGAGGAGAAGGTGACCAAACATGTTAATGGTCAAATAGAAGCTGGGAAAGTGGCAGCAAACAGCAGTTACATTTTGGGATATTTAGTGGAAAAACTGTCTGATGCCTACAAAGATGCCGGGAGAAGATTCCAGAGCACTCGTGACATCATTCGAAATGTTGGACCAGGGGAAGTGAAGGTGGTTCTCTCTCAGTACATCACCATGATGTCTGAAGAGCCGATTCGCCGACCGCAGATCAACACGCAGCCACAAACGTGTATGCAGGCAGCAAACAAGGTCAGTCTGGTTCACCTGTCCAGGGATCGTCCCATCAGTCTTCATCCAAACACAGGACAGTCTGTGATCGCCGGCGTCTCGGGATGGCCCAAGGGGGCGGTGTTGTCCATCAGAGACACCACCCCTGAGGTGTTTTACCAGACGCTGGTCCGGCTGCCACCAGCGCTGTCTCATCTTCAGACGTTTCCTTCCACAAAGATATTGGAGAGGTTGGAATCTCTATCTCTGCAAATTAAGGTCCGAAATCCTCAGAGTATCTTCTGGCTTCAAACAGCCAATCGTGGACGACCCGCCCCAAAACCTTGCTGCCTGCTTTTGTCGGAAAAGGACATGACGGTCGTCTCAGCGGAAGCAGATTCTGGAGACAGCTTGGCTGTCTTTCACCACATTAATCTTCTGGACATCAAGACGGTCCAGATTGGTTTGGGAGGGCAGCACGTTCGTCTGATCAGCTGCTCCACAGACGACGTTTTGGCCGTCTTCACCCACAGCAAAGAGCTCACCCAGGACTTCTGTCGAGCTTTATTAAAAGCTCTCGCTCCTCAAACATTCTCTGAAAGTCACCCATTACTGTCCAATGACCTCATGGTCCTCTCTCTGGACTGGACATCGGTTGTTCCTGACATCGTCCTGGACAGCGGCCTTCACATCACCTGCCGGTTCAAGCGGGTCCTGGCAGACCTGCTCTACATCGTCCACGGGAACATGGATGGCCCCGGAAAACCGTCCCTGGCTGACGTTTGTCCTCTGCTCTACACCAGCGTCAAGGTGAAGAACTCCAGGCCAGGCCATCGGGACACCATTTTTCAGGTCCTTCTCACGGACACTCATATCGCTCTTCTCTGTGAGGACGGTGTCTTTCACCCAGCGCCGCGGGGCTCCAGTCTGGTCCCCGTCCAGCCGCAGTTTCAGGGACTTGAACTTTGTAAGCGATCAGACATCAGATGTCTCGTCGTCAGGCAGAATGACAGCTGCTTGATGGTAGATGTCATGTTTACAAGtcagaaaccaaaaacaacaaggaaGGCGGAGCTCGGCTCTGATGACCAGGATCACTGCCACACCTGGAAGTTAACTTTCAGCTGCACGTTGGAGGCCGTGATCTTCATTAATCATCTGTGTTCCTGA
- the kif16ba gene encoding kinesin-like protein KIF16B isoform X5, whose translation MASVRVAVRVRPMNRREKDLTAKCIIKVEGTKTSITNLKIPDGVAGDSMRDRTKTFTYDFSYDSTDCKRATFVSQEKVFRDLGTDVLKAAFEGYNACVFAYGQTGSGKSYTMMGNPGDAGLIPRICEGLFSRISEATRWDEASFRTEVSYLEIYNERVRDLLRRKSTQTYNLRVREHPKDGPYVEDLSKHLVQNYSDVEELMEAGNINRTTASTGMNDVSSRSHAIFTINFTQAKFDAEMPSETVSKIHLVDLAGSERADATGATGVRLKEGGNINKSLVTLGNVISALADMTQDGVNTNLKKKSVFVPYRDSVLTWLLKDSLGGNAKTIMIATISPADVNYGETLSTLRYANRAKNIINKPTINEDANVRLIRELRAEIARLKALLVQGNQIALLDSPTALSMEEKLHQNEARVLELTKEWTNKWNETQNILKEETLALRKEGIGVVLDSELPHLIGIDDDLLSTGIILYHLKEGRTYVGREDASTEQDIILHGLDLESEHCLFESQNGTVTLVPLGGAQCSVNGVQVMEPSQLNQGAVILLGRTNMFRFNHPKEAAKLREKRKSGLLSSFSLSMTDLSKSCENLSTVMLYNPGLFTEKGPVFLRLEFERQQREELEKLELKRRLIKEMEAKQLSEKAELERLQQEVESQRKESEEVQQRIRCQEESLRRRSQDIESRLRDFLAEKERFEEERRSEIQGVDLQQRQRLQPAGEAEEDEELRLQQEAAEQTEIYRELERLKREREEQKVRLEAERRRLEEQEREQLSLVGRLEEQLREKHESAATLLTREDARRLEEERQALAEIRGALLRAKEAGERPDVEDAGEEARSVQARYTDFKAAQVKELGQLEEELRQQRERLEKEVAAERNTMLLLAHGLKERQQQLKETQDKGALDATAVSQEEQLVRQAEHRLQFKERQLVSLADDLLPTLAEEKQRAVEILERSSGGSNGNCDSPPGLDNTLFQVEKELEDMEEKLNLHWNSAQQLQQLQETYEFTANVARQEEKVRRKEKEILESKEKQQREAMEEAVARLERRHSALRRSISLEPDTEEQRQRNLRGSDLDQQRVEQEIQKLRQRISEGEDNNRTHSISHEEKSSSSPVSHIQSLNTLLPLSDDRINAYIEEEVQRRLRKMNLLNGGSSSMDLSLSCESLRDDEKLKNMNPLRHKYKSVWGLQCSSFKESSPKIQQNASEEHGQVDFEPLGEQKPESIAEVSTEKQSHKEGCKSTEMPEQAVCDLDCCETGKPKLFSMTSANTKNSRFEYDNVAASCCVPDDKKVEDREKKFLVKGRSYSCSKGNVEHQTHDLRDAELSNNQSSKSKDSDNVESEEKVTKHVNGQIEAGKVAANSSYILGYLVEKLSDAYKDAGRRFQSTRDIIRNVGPGEVKVVLSQYITMMSEEPIRRPQINTQPQTCMQAANKVSLVHLSRDRPISLHPNTGQSVIAGVSGWPKGAVLSIRDTTPEVFYQTLVRLPPALSHLQTFPSTKILERLESLSLQIKVRNPQSIFWLQTANRGRPAPKPCCLLLSEKDMTVVSAEADSGDSLAVFHHINLLDIKTVQIGLGGQHVRLISCSTDDVLAVFTHSKELTQDFCRALLKALAPQTFSESHPLLSNDLMVLSLDWTSVVPDIVLDSGLHITCRFKRVLADLLYIVHGNMDGPGKPSLADVCPLLYTSVKVKNSRPGHRDTIFQVLLTDTHIALLCEDGVFHPAPRGSSLVPVQPQFQGLELCKRSDIRCLVVRQNDSCLMVDVMFTSQKPKTTRKAELGSDDQDHCHTWKLTFSCTLEAVIFINHLCS comes from the exons ATGGCATCGGTCCGGGTGGCTGTCCGGGTCCGGCCCATGAACAGGCG AGAGAAGGACTTGACTGCCAAATGCATCATCAAAGTGGAAGGAACCAAAACCTCCATCACCAACCTGAAG ATCCCTGATGGTGTGGCAGGAGACTCGATGAGAGATCGAACCAAAACATTTACATACGACTTCTCCTACGACTCCACAGACTGTAAAAGAGCTACTTTCGTCTCTCAGGAAAAA GTGTTCAGAGACCTGGGCACTGACGTGCTGAAAGCTGCGTTTGAGGGCTACAATGCTTGTGTCTTTGCCTACGGACAGACCGGCTCAGGGAAATCCTACACCATGATGGGAAATCCA gGAGATGCCGGTCTGATCCCGAGGATCTGTGAGGGTCTGTTCAGCCGGATCTCTGAGGCCACGCGATGGGACGAAGCTTCATTTCGTACAGAAGTCAG TTACCTGGAGATCTACAATGAGAGAGTCAGAGACCTGCTGAGGAGGAAGTCCACTCAGACCTACAACCTACGAGTCAGGGAGCACCCGAAGGACGGCCCGTACGTCGAAG ATCTGTCCAAACACCTGGTGCAGAACTACAGCGACGTGGAGGAACTGATGGAGGCGGGAAACATCAACCGCACCACAGCCAGCACCGGCATGAATGACGTCAGCAGCCGCTCCCACGCCATCTTCACCATCAACTTCACTCAG GCCAAATTTGATGCAGAGATGCCCAGTGAGACTGTCAGTAAGATCCACCTGGTCGACCTGGCAGGGAGTGAGCGAGCCGACGCAACTGGAGCCACTGGGGTCCGACTGAAAGAGGGAGGGAACATCAACAAGTCACTGGTCACCCTGGGCAATGTCATCTCTGCTTTAG CTGACATGACTCAGGATGGCGTGAACAccaacctgaagaagaagtcAGTGTTTGTCCCTTACAGAGACTCTGTGCTGACGTGGCTGCTGAAGGACAGTTTGGGAGGCAATGCCAAGACCATCATGATTGCCA CCATTTCTCCAGCTGATGTGAACTACGGCGAGACGCTCAGCACTCTACGCTACGCCAACCGAGCCAAGAACATCATCAACAAGCCGACCATCAACGAGGACGCCAACGTCCGTCTGATTAGAGAACTGAGGGCTGAGATTGCCCGACTGAAAGCTCTGCTGGTTCAGGGTAACCAG attGCTCTCCTGGATTCACCCACCGCTCTGAGTATGGAGGAGAAACTGCACCAGAACGAAGCCAGA GTGTTGGAGCTGACTAAAGAATGGACGAACAAGTGGAACGAGACACAAAACATCTTGAAG GAGGAGACTCTGGCTCTGAGGAAAGAAGGGATTGGCGTGGTGCTGGACTCGGAGCTGCCTCACCTCATCGGCATAGACGACGACCTCCTCAGCACCGGCATCATCCTGTATCAtctgaag GAGGGACGGACCTATGTGGGCAGAGAGGATGCGTCCACAGAGCAGGACATCA TCCTCCACGGGCTCGACCTGGAGAGCGAGCACTGTTTGTTTGAGAGCCAGAACGGCACGGTGACCCTGGTGCCTCTGGGCGGAGctcagtgttcagtgaatggcGTCCAGGTGATGGAGCCGTCGCAGCTCAACCAAG GCGCCGTGATTCTGCTCGGCAGGACCAACATGTTCCGCTTCAACCATCCGAAGGAGGCGGCCAAGCTGAGGGAGAAACgaaag AGTGGACTGCTCTcttccttcagtctgtccatgACGGATCTGTCTAAGTCCTGTGAGAACCTGTCCACGGTGATGCTCTACAATCCTGG TCTCTTCACAGAGAAGGGCCCCGTCTTCCTCAG GTTGGAGTTTGAGAGGCAACAGCGAGAAGAGCTGGAGAAACTGGAGCTGAAAAG GAGGCTGATCAAGGAGATGGAGGCGAAGCAGCTGAGCGAGAAGGCGGAGTTGGAGCGCCTCCAGCAGGAAGTGGAGAGTCAGCGCAAAGAGTCTGAGGAGGTGCAGCAGCGAATTCGCTGTCAGGAGGAGAGCCTTCGTCGTCGCAGCCAGGACATTGAGAGCCGCCTGCGTGACTTCCTGGCCGAGAAGGAGCGATTCGAGGAGGAGAGACGCTCGGAGATCCAGGGGGTGGACCTCCAGCAGCGGCAGAGGCTGCAGCCCGCAGGCgaagcagaggaggatgaggagctaCGGCTGCAGCAGGAGGCGGCTGAACAGACCGAGATCTACCGGGAGCTGGAAAGGCTGAAGAGGGAGCGCGAGGAGCAGAAGGTTCGTCTGGAAGCTGAGCGGCGGCGGTTGGAGGAGCAAGAGCGGGAGCAGCTAAGCCTGGTGGGGAGGTTGGAAGAGCAGCTGAGGGAGAAACACGAGTCTGCTGCCACGCTGCTCACCAGAGAAGATGCTCGGCGTCTAGAAGAGGAACGCCAAGCACTGGCCGAGATCAGAGGAGCACTCCTGCGTGCTAAAGAGGCCGGAGAGCGGCCCGACGTGGAGGATGCTGGAGAGGAGGCGAGATCCGTCCAGGCCCGATACACAGACTTCAAGGCAGCTCAGGTGAAGGAGCTGggtcagctggaggaggagctaCGGCAGCAAAGGGAGCGTCTCGAGAAGGAGGTTGCCGCTGAGCGTAACACAATGCTGCTCCTTGCCCACGGCCTCAaggagagacagcagcagctcaaagaAACGCAGGACAAGGGGGCGCTGGACGCAACAGCAGTGTCccaggaggagcagctggtcAGACAGGCGGAGCACAGACTACAGTTTAAGGAGCGACAGCTGGTCAGCCTGGCCGATGACCTCCTGCCCACGCTGGCCGAGGAGAAGCAAAGGGCCGTGGAGATTTTGGAGCGCAGCAGCGGAGGCAGCAATGGGAACTGTGACAGTCCGCCGGGGCTGGACAACACCCTGTTCCAGgtggagaaggagctggaggacatGGAGGAGAAACTGAACCTCCACTGGAACAGCgcccagcagctgcagcagctccaggagaCGTACGAGTTCACCGCCAACGTTGCCCGGCAGGAGGAGAaagtgaggaggaaggagaaggagatcCTGGAGTCgaaggagaagcagcagagggaggcCATGGAGGAGGCCGTGGCCCGGCTGGAGAGGAGACACTCAGCCCTGAGGCGCAGCATCTCCCTGGAGCCCGACACcgaggagcagagacagaggaaccTGAGGGGCTCCGATCTGGACCAGCAGAG GGTGGAGCAGGAGATCCAGAAGCTGAGGCAGAGGATCAGTGAAGGAGAAGACAACAACAGGACTCACTCCATCAGTCACgaggagaagagcagcagctcacCGGTCAGTCACATCCAGAGTCTGAACACGCTGCTGCCGCTGTCAGACGACAG AATTAATGCATACATTGAAGAGGAAGTCCAGCGGCGGCTACGTAAGATGAACCTCCTGaatggcggcagcagcagcatggacTTATCTCTGTCCTGCGAATCTCTGAGG gACGATGAAAAGCTGAAGAACATGAATCCACTGAGGCATAAATACAAG AGCGTCTGGGGGTTGCAGTGTAGCTCCTTTAAGGAAAGCTCTCCTAAGATCCAGCAGAATGCATCAGAAGAACATGGACAGGTCGACTTTGAGCCTCTCGGAGAACAAAAGCCAGAGTCCATAGCTGAAGTCTCAACTGAAAAACAATCTCATAAAGAAGGCTGCAAAAGCACCGAGATGCCAGAACAGGCAGTTTGTGATCTTGATTGTTGTGAAACTGGAAAACCAAAGTTGTTTAGCATGACTTCAGCAAACACCAAGAACAGCAGATTTGAGTATGACAATGTCGCTGCGTCCTGTTGTGTTCCTGATGATAAAAAGGttgaagacagagaaaagaagttTCTTGTGAAGGGACGCTCTTATTCCTGCTCAAAAGGAAATGTTGAACATCAGACACATGACCTCAGGGATGCAGAACTTTCCAACAATCAGTCGTCGAAGTCAAAGGACTCTGACAATGTTGAGTCTGAGGAGAAGGTGACCAAACATGTTAATGGTCAAATAGAAGCTGGGAAAGTGGCAGCAAACAGCAGTTACATTTTGGGATATTTAGTGGAAAAACTGTCTGATGCCTACAAAGATGCCGGGAGAAGATTCCAGAGCACTCGTGACATCATTCGAAATGTTGGACCAGGGGAAGTGAAGGTGGTTCTCTCTCAGTACATCACCATGATGTCTGAAGAGCCGATTCGCCGACCGCAGATCAACACGCAGCCACAAACGTGTATGCAGGCAGCAAACAAGGTCAGTCTGGTTCACCTGTCCAGGGATCGTCCCATCAGTCTTCATCCAAACACAGGACAGTCTGTGATCGCCGGCGTCTCGGGATGGCCCAAGGGGGCGGTGTTGTCCATCAGAGACACCACCCCTGAGGTGTTTTACCAGACGCTGGTCCGGCTGCCACCAGCGCTGTCTCATCTTCAGACGTTTCCTTCCACAAAGATATTGGAGAGGTTGGAATCTCTATCTCTGCAAATTAAGGTCCGAAATCCTCAGAGTATCTTCTGGCTTCAAACAGCCAATCGTGGACGACCCGCCCCAAAACCTTGCTGCCTGCTTTTGTCGGAAAAGGACATGACGGTCGTCTCAGCGGAAGCAGATTCTGGAGACAGCTTGGCTGTCTTTCACCACATTAATCTTCTGGACATCAAGACGGTCCAGATTGGTTTGGGAGGGCAGCACGTTCGTCTGATCAGCTGCTCCACAGACGACGTTTTGGCCGTCTTCACCCACAGCAAAGAGCTCACCCAGGACTTCTGTCGAGCTTTATTAAAAGCTCTCGCTCCTCAAACATTCTCTGAAAGTCACCCATTACTGTCCAATGACCTCATGGTCCTCTCTCTGGACTGGACATCGGTTGTTCCTGACATCGTCCTGGACAGCGGCCTTCACATCACCTGCCGGTTCAAGCGGGTCCTGGCAGACCTGCTCTACATCGTCCACGGGAACATGGATGGCCCCGGAAAACCGTCCCTGGCTGACGTTTGTCCTCTGCTCTACACCAGCGTCAAGGTGAAGAACTCCAGGCCAGGCCATCGGGACACCATTTTTCAGGTCCTTCTCACGGACACTCATATCGCTCTTCTCTGTGAGGACGGTGTCTTTCACCCAGCGCCGCGGGGCTCCAGTCTGGTCCCCGTCCAGCCGCAGTTTCAGGGACTTGAACTTTGTAAGCGATCAGACATCAGATGTCTCGTCGTCAGGCAGAATGACAGCTGCTTGATGGTAGATGTCATGTTTACAAGtcagaaaccaaaaacaacaaggaaGGCGGAGCTCGGCTCTGATGACCAGGATCACTGCCACACCTGGAAGTTAACTTTCAGCTGCACGTTGGAGGCCGTGATCTTCATTAATCATCTGTGTTCCTGA